Genomic segment of Lentimicrobium sp. L6:
TTTCAGGATTTGATGGCCTTGCACTATTTGAAGCTTATGAAGCTGGAGAATATGATTATACAGCAGTTTTAGATGGTTATGAGTCTGTTAGTGGTACAGTTTCTCTAATTGATGAAAATGTACAAGAGTTTGTAATATTGAATCCTCTATATACTGTAAACTTCACTGTTGCTGACGGTAGTACTCCCCTTGAAGGTGCTGAAATCACCATTGATGGTTTAACTATGATAACAGATGCTCAAGGTGAAACTAGTTTTGAGAACATGCTAAATGGAACCTATAACTATAGCGTAAGTATGAATGGTTATATGGCTTATGATGATGAATTTATCATAGATGGAGACGATGTATCTATAGATATTAATCTAGTTATCTCTGGCATTCAAAATCCAAACAATTGGATCATTAGCCTATATCCTAATCCATCAACTGGTCAATTCAGTATTACTGGTGCTATAAAATCTGATATTCAAATTTTCAATCAAAATGGAGAACTCATCTTGAGAAAAAAGATTGAAAATAATGACGAAACGATTTTCCTAAACGAACATGCTACTGGTTTATATCATATTATCATCAACAATGGAAACAAAGTGTTTTCAGATAAAGTATTATTGGTGAAGTAAAGTATGTATGGTGAAAAATGCCGCATGATCGAAGTAAAAAAGTCACCTACTTCTGTACACTAAGTGGAGTCGAAGGATACAAGTGATAAATACTGAATAAATAATAGTTTCACAGAATGAGAGAGGGGTCGCAAAGTGCGACTCCTTTTTTATATGCTTACATTTGAGTTAATAATTCAGTTTTCAAAAAATCAATTTCATTGGATTATACATTCGAAAAAAAAGGCTAAATTTGAATGTTTTTGAAAGCAGATTATCATATGAAAAAAATCACATACATCCTCATAATATTTACTGTTCTATTAAACTTACAGGCCATAGGAGATATAAAATCTGACAGCTTATTAATGGAATTAAAAAATGCAAGAAAGAATAAAGAAAAATCCATCCTCCTTAATAATCTCTCTCAATCCTTTAAGAACACGCATATTGATTCCGCAGTATTCTATGCCAAAGAAGGATATAACTATGCACAGGGAATCAACTATCAACTAGGAATAGCAGAGAATGCAGCCAGTTTGGGTGATTATTACGTTATTTACGATAGCCTATCAAAAGCAAGAAGTTTTTACAGTATTGCCAGCGACTATTTCCAGGACTTAGAAATGGACTTTGACTATGCACAAGTAAGCATGGTTATC
This window contains:
- a CDS encoding T9SS type A sorting domain-containing protein, with product IGDHDYSASFDGYETQTGTISIIDQNVEQFIIMIPVINTYDIFFWCNEAGNPMGLENVEVTIDGVTVISGFDGLALFEAYEAGEYDYTAVLDGYESVSGTVSLIDENVQEFVILNPLYTVNFTVADGSTPLEGAEITIDGLTMITDAQGETSFENMLNGTYNYSVSMNGYMAYDDEFIIDGDDVSIDINLVISGIQNPNNWIISLYPNPSTGQFSITGAIKSDIQIFNQNGELILRKKIENNDETIFLNEHATGLYHIIINNGNKVFSDKVLLVK